One genomic region from Colletes latitarsis isolate SP2378_abdomen chromosome 10, iyColLati1, whole genome shotgun sequence encodes:
- the Cycb3 gene encoding cyclin B3, with protein sequence MRMAPPKILNAQNKQQSNINATKKKGITTRSQNSVLSNVLLKQPIPGKDPRFKRKAEASPPKEKTTKRSALGNITNAIGKTLGTHSHEPKKGIKKTVVTQTKPFIQTSSVRTLDKAPSKLEVIPTKPKPTLRAKPIKKDDEKIEMPSKIVCIRRSLDLEKSEDSSLYVSALEDVEDDNVKKSRSGNIQSEKTEKTENKNETSEPLVSTKVEEKSIAARLNAAPERILPEGVQWDFDVENWLDPFQVSHYAMDIFNYLKDRERFFIVGNYMEKQVCLSQWMRALLIDWMVEVQESFELNHETLYLAVKLVDLYLTKVTVGKETLQLLGAASLFIASKYDERIPPMIEDFLYICDGAYTQRELIRMEMSVLKVVDFDLGIPLSYRFLRRYARCAKVSMPTLTLARYILEYSLMDYSTIMFSDSKIAAAALLLALQMKDLGGWTPTLEYYSGYKVDDIRDIINVLNQGLHRKHKEALTTVRNKYSHKIFFEVAKLPLKDTLDI encoded by the exons ATGAGAATGGCACcaccaaaaattttaaatgcacAAAATAAACAACAGAGTAATATTAATGCAACTAAGAAAAAAGGAATAACAACaagaagtcaaaattctgtattAAGTAATGTATTACTTAAACAGCCCATTCCTGGGAAAGATCCCCGTTTTAAAAGAAAGGCTGAGGCATCCCCGCCaaaagaaaaaacaacaaagagatCTGCATTAGGGAATATTACTAAT GCCATTGGAAAAACATTAGGGACACATTCACATGAACCAAAGAAAGGTATAAAAAAAACAGTTGTCACTCAGACAAAACCCTTTATTCAAACAAGTTCTGTTAGAACGCTTGACAAAGCTCCATCAAAACTAGAGGTCATACCTACAAAACCAAAGCCAACACTGCGTGCAAAACCAATAAAAAAAGATGATGAGAAAATCGAAATGCCTAGTAAAATTGTATGTATAAGACGTAGTTTAGACTTAGAAAAATCAGAGGATAGTTCTTTATATGTAAGTGCATTAGAGGATGTAGAAGATGACAATGTAAAGAAATCTCGGAGTGGCAATATTCAG TCTGAGAAAACTGAAAAAACagagaataaaaatgaaactagTGAACCTTTGGTGTCTACAAAAGTTGAAGAGAAATCAATTGCTGCCCGTTTGAATGCTGCACCTGAGAGAATATTGCCTGAAGGAGTTCAATGGGATTTTGACGTGGAGAATTGGTTGGACCCATTTCAGGTCTCTCACTATGCGATGgatattttcaattatttaaagGATCGGGAACGTTTTTTTATTGTTGGAAACTATATGGAAAAACAAGTATGCCTTTCACAGTGGATGAGAGCCCTATTAATTGACTGGATGGTAGAAGTTCAAGAATCTTTTGAATTAAATCATGAAACTTTGTATTTGGCCGTGAAACTAGTTGACTTATACTTAACAAAAGTAACAGTTGGAAAAGAAACATTACAATTGTTAGGTGCTGCAAGCCTATTTATAGCAAGTAAATATGAT GAGAGAATACCTCCAATGATAGAAGATTTTTTGTATATATGTGATGGTGCTTATACACAAAGAGAATTAATTAGGATGGAAATGAGTGTTTTGAAAGTAGTCGATTTTGATCTTGGTATACCTCTTTCTTATAGGTTTCTTAGACGATACGCTAGG TGTGCAAAAGTTTCGATGCCAACGTTAACTCTAGCCAGATATATTTTGGAGTATTCTTTGATGGATTATTCAACAATAATGTTTAGTGATAGTAAAATTGCCGCTGCTGCGCTCCTTCTAGCATTGCAAATGAAAGATCTAGGAGGATGGACACCAACCTTAGAATATTATAGTGGTTACAAAGTTGATGATATAAGAGATATTATAAATGTTTTAAACCAAGGATTACATCGGAAGCATAAGGAAGCTCTGACTACAGTTCGCAACAAATACAGCCATAA AATATTCTTCGAAGTAGCAAAGCTGCCATTAAAAGATACTTTAgatatataa
- the Rubicon gene encoding run domain Beclin-1-interacting and cysteine-rich domain-containing protein rubicon isoform X1 produces MCEDARIKEQWQLLQCLRTTVECLLVDGVLNVWNVYGGLNRLHNVMERIFKHGCRIFNRNGEPDCWIFIQGLNWLQPSLAVSPVLSEVEDYLSNLPARITSQKDMLWLYKSLESHSLSHKLSWLLSDKEHLLSCFEPWAFLCQENLAEATLLCLRAVERSQPVLLTEIDPSLFLPSWVSPKISPRRHQRSSSYPINFPTANFNMARDRSMHVEKCQLESLRISSDNTTVQHNDIKSEENHHKINFKEVNDIPLKTWNSLSTLTKNCKIPGTNSPTSSLTVADTSSNKSSDSQICPVELSKIINVDYTDVKQPVPVAVDSTSLTRPRTPLRKIKLKVKTKQNQITKKFSDSLNNEDSLGNTVRKYSIPSLISNENNINRSVTDSAKIKISQKPRKKSSFLSGSAPEFSGSWSLEIEGQKDIRTPKKSFMEDGGSSVQPMAIGYFPRPIKGQSLTSFLASAQFSRTNAELDRENAHFSVSEAMIAAIEQVKCNKQWCLVEEAVEESDEEINNLKQRIRLRRRQRQEERCKGKTWNRDLLSDGKTDTTTTDQSVSPLSTSSDTPSENISTDDVEDLEIDDERNALKLRNTGISISMASLYSDADLFQSSLVHGTELTLTESSMSAEGVALSLISRFSEKQLPRASELQWLVSEKEAPQSLLPMPKSWPINPDEAEQPIPLRGTIEWAPPRPQIIFTLHPPPVRRTLIAKQNYRCAGCGMKVAIKYANKFRYCEYLGRYFCTGCHTNQVTLIPGKILSKWDFNRYPVSNFSYRLLDQMMLDPLFQVNDLNPLLYRRIKQLDRTRLLRTQLFFFKDFLFTCRFASSVQEVLKKESNYIISDPHVYSIQDLIHVKYGILPVKLQELVQVCNMHIIGCELCQARGFVCELCYSKDVIFPWELSKVSRCEMCGACFHNECKQKFNKADCPRCIRLHDRRISREETF; encoded by the exons ATGTGTGAAGACGCCCGTATTAAAGAGCAATGGCAACTTTTACAATGTCTTCGAACTACTGTAGAGTGTTTATTAGTTGATGGTGTTTTGAACGTATGGAATGTTTACGGTGGTTTAAATCGCCTTCACAATGTAATGGAACGAATATTCAAACATGGCTGTCGAATATTTAATCGAAAT GGAGAACCAGATTGTTGGATCTTTATTCAAGGATTAAATTGGCTACAACCCTCTTTAGCAGTATCCCCTGTATTATCTGAAGTTGAAGATTATCTGTCAAATTTACCAGCACGAATAACATCACAAAAAGATATGTTATGGTTGTATAAAAG CTTGGAGAGTCATTCTTTGTCACATAAGCTTTCCTGGCTTTTGTCTGATAAGGAACACTTACTTTCATGTTTTGAACCATGGGCATTTTTGTGCCAAGAAAATTTAGCTGAAGCCACATTATTATGTTTAAGAGCAGTTGAACGAAGTCAACCTGTACTACTTACAGAAATTGATCCATCTTTG TTTTTACCCTCTTGGGTTTCTCCTAAAATAAGTCCCAGACGACATCAGCGATCTTCGTCGTATCCGATTAATTTTCCTACCGCAAATTTCAACATGGCTAGAGATAGAAGTATGCACGTTGAAAaatgtcaattagaatcattaagAATATCATCAGATAATACAACTGTTCAACATAATGATATTAAATCTGAAGAAAATcatcataaaataaattttaaagaagTTAATGATATACCTTTAAAGACTTGGAATAGCCTTTCTACATTgactaaaaattgtaaaattccaGGAACAAATTCACCTACTTCTTCATTGACAGTAGCAGACACTAGCTCAAACAAAAGTAGTGATTCTCAAATCTGTCCAGTTGAATTATCAAAAATAATTAACGTAGATTATACTGATGTAAAACAGCCTGTGCCTGTAGCTGTGGATAGTACATCATTAACAAGGCCAAGAACTCCtttaagaaaaataaaactCAAAGTTAAAACGAAACAAAATCAAATTACTAAGAAATTCAGTGATTCATTAAATAATGAAGACTCATTAGGAAATACTGTAAGAAAATATAGTATTCCATCTCTCatatcaaatgaaaataatataaacagatcTGTGACAGATTCTGCAAAAATCAAGATATCTCAAAAACCAAGAAAAAAATCTTCTTTTTTATCAGGATCAGCACCTGAATTCAGTGGTTCGTGGAGCTTAGAAATTGAGGGTCAAAAAGATATAAGAACACCAAAAAAAAGTTTTATGGAAGATGGAGGAAGTAGTGTTCAACCTATGGCGATCGGATATTTTCCGCGTCCAATAAAAGGTCAAAGCTTGACAAGCTTTTTAGCTTCCGCACAATTTTCTAGAACAAATGCCGAATTAGACAGAGAAAATGCACACTTCAGCGTTTCTGAAGCCATGATAGCTGCTATTGAACAAGTAAAATGTAACAAACAGTGGTGCCTCGTGGAAGAAGCAGTCGAGGAAAGTGAtgaagaaataaataatttaaaacaaaGAATACGGTTAAGACGCCGTCAGCGACAAGAGGAGCGATGCAAAGGGAAAACGTGGAATCGTGATTTATTGAGCGATGGGAAAACAGATACAACTACTACTGATCAAAGTGTTAGCCCTTTATCAACTTCATCTGATACTCCATCGGAAAATATTTCTACAGATGATGTGGAAGATCTAGAAATAGATGATGAGCGAAATGCGCTAAAGTTAAGGAATACTGGGATATCTATATCTATGGCATCTTTATACTCGGATGCAGATTTGTTTCAATCATCTCTTGTACATGGAACAGAATTGACATTAACTGAGAGCAGTATGTCTGCAGAAGGTGTAGCTTTGTCACTTATTAGCAGGTTTAGCGAAAAACAATTACCAAGAGCAAGCGAATTGCAGTGGCTTGTTTCTGAAAAAGAGGCACCACAGAGCTTGTTACCAATGCCCAAAAGTTGGCCAATTAACCCAGACGAAGCAGAACAGCCAATTCCACTCCGCGGAACTATAGAATGGGCTCCGCCAAGACCTCAAATTATTTTCACACTACATCCACCACCAGT ACGGAGAACTCTTATAGCTAAACAGAATTATAGATGTGCTGGATGTGGAATGAAAGTTGCTATAAAATATGCAAATAAATTTCGTTATTGTGAATATTTAGGAAGATATTTCTGTACTGGTTGTCATACTAATCAAGTGACATTAATACCAGGAAAGATTTTATCTAAATGGGATTTCAACAG ATATCCTGTATCAAATTTTTCGTATAGATTGTTAGATCAAATGATGTTAGACCCATTGTTTCAAGTGAATGATTTAAATCCGCTACTTTACAGGCGCATAAAGCAATTAGATAGAACAAGATTATTACGAACccaattatttttctttaaagACTTTTTATTTACGTGCCGTTTTGCATCAAG CGTTCAAGAAGTGTTGAAAAAGGAATCAAATTATATAATAAGCGATCCTCATGTGTATTCTATTCAAGATTTAATACACGTTAAGTATGGTATTCTACCTGTAAAATTGCAAGAATTAGTTCAAGTATGCAACATGCATATTATAGGCTGTGAG ttaTGTCAAGCTAGGGGATTTGTATGCGAATTATGTTATTCCAAAGATGTTATATTTCCATGGGAATTGTCAAAAGTTAGTAGGTGCGAAATGTGTGGTGCATGTTTTCACAATGAGTGCaagcaaaaatttaataaagcaGACTGCCCACGCTGTATTCGTTTACACGATAGACGAATTTCTAGAGAAGAAACATTTTGA
- the Tfiis gene encoding RNA polymerase II elongation factor isoform X1 translates to MSAEEEVLRIQKKLHKMSSGDGTGQEQALELLKILQKLPVDLELLTKTRIGMTVNALRKSSKDEEVISLSKTLIKNWKKFLSGSNKEKDSTSSSSSKKREDKSEKSKDDGDQKKDKDNMDGSDVKMKEEKPHKDFQRKQSTFPAPTTTDAVRLKCRELLVSALRVDGNAMEGCASPEELAEELEEAIYAEFKNTDNRYKNRVRSRVANLRDAKNPTLRTNFIAGAITPARLAVMTAEEMASDEIKQLREQFKKEAINDAQLATVQGTKTDLLKCGKCKKRNCTYNQVQTRSADEPMTTFVLCNECGNRWKFC, encoded by the exons atgagtgCCGAGGAAGAAGTACTTCGGATTCAAAAGAAATTACACAAGATGTCGAGCGGCGACGGGACG ggTCAGGAACAAGCATTGGAACTacttaaaatattacaaaagtTACCTGTTGACTTAGAACTTTTGACTAAAACACGTATCGGTATGACTGTAAATGCGTTAAGAAAATCAAGCAAAGATGAAGAAGTTATATCATTATCCAAAACTCTTATAAAAAACTGGAAGAAATTTTTATCTG gatccaataaagaaaaagaTTCTACTTCCTCAAGTAGTTCAAAAAAGAGGGAGGACAAATCAGAGAAAAGTAAAGATGACGGAGATCAAAAGAAAGATAAAGATAATATGGATGGAAGTGATGTTAAAATGAAagaagaaaaacctcataaagatTTTCAAAGAAAACAATCAACATTCCCTGCTCCTACTACAACAGATGCTGTTAGGCTTAAATGTAGAGAACTTCTAGTATCAGCTTTAAGAGTGGATGGAAATGCTATGGAGGGCTGTGCCAGTCCAGAGGAATTGGCTGAAGAATTGGAAGAAGCAATTTATGCAGAATTTAAAAATACAGATAACAGATACAAAAACAGG GTGCGTAGCCGGGTTGCTAATTTACGCGATGCGAAAAATCCAACTCTACGAACTAATTTCATTGCCGGTGCTATAACGCCTGCTCGACTTGCCGTTATGACTGCCGAAGAAATGGCTAGTGACGAGATAAAACAGTTAAGAGAACAATTTAAAAAGGAAGCAATCAATGATGCACAACTTGCTACAGTTCAGGGAACAAAAACTGATTTATTAAAATGTGGAAAATGCAAAAAACGCAATTGCACTTACAACCAAGTACAAACGCGTTCAGCCGATGAACCAATGACTACATTTGTGTTGTGCAATGAATGTGGAAATCGATGGAAATTTTGCTAA
- the Tfiis gene encoding RNA polymerase II elongation factor isoform X2, with protein sequence MILYVYLVFVLSKGQEQALELLKILQKLPVDLELLTKTRIGMTVNALRKSSKDEEVISLSKTLIKNWKKFLSGSNKEKDSTSSSSSKKREDKSEKSKDDGDQKKDKDNMDGSDVKMKEEKPHKDFQRKQSTFPAPTTTDAVRLKCRELLVSALRVDGNAMEGCASPEELAEELEEAIYAEFKNTDNRYKNRVRSRVANLRDAKNPTLRTNFIAGAITPARLAVMTAEEMASDEIKQLREQFKKEAINDAQLATVQGTKTDLLKCGKCKKRNCTYNQVQTRSADEPMTTFVLCNECGNRWKFC encoded by the exons atGATTTTATATGTATACTTAGTGTTTGTATTATCTAAG ggTCAGGAACAAGCATTGGAACTacttaaaatattacaaaagtTACCTGTTGACTTAGAACTTTTGACTAAAACACGTATCGGTATGACTGTAAATGCGTTAAGAAAATCAAGCAAAGATGAAGAAGTTATATCATTATCCAAAACTCTTATAAAAAACTGGAAGAAATTTTTATCTG gatccaataaagaaaaagaTTCTACTTCCTCAAGTAGTTCAAAAAAGAGGGAGGACAAATCAGAGAAAAGTAAAGATGACGGAGATCAAAAGAAAGATAAAGATAATATGGATGGAAGTGATGTTAAAATGAAagaagaaaaacctcataaagatTTTCAAAGAAAACAATCAACATTCCCTGCTCCTACTACAACAGATGCTGTTAGGCTTAAATGTAGAGAACTTCTAGTATCAGCTTTAAGAGTGGATGGAAATGCTATGGAGGGCTGTGCCAGTCCAGAGGAATTGGCTGAAGAATTGGAAGAAGCAATTTATGCAGAATTTAAAAATACAGATAACAGATACAAAAACAGG GTGCGTAGCCGGGTTGCTAATTTACGCGATGCGAAAAATCCAACTCTACGAACTAATTTCATTGCCGGTGCTATAACGCCTGCTCGACTTGCCGTTATGACTGCCGAAGAAATGGCTAGTGACGAGATAAAACAGTTAAGAGAACAATTTAAAAAGGAAGCAATCAATGATGCACAACTTGCTACAGTTCAGGGAACAAAAACTGATTTATTAAAATGTGGAAAATGCAAAAAACGCAATTGCACTTACAACCAAGTACAAACGCGTTCAGCCGATGAACCAATGACTACATTTGTGTTGTGCAATGAATGTGGAAATCGATGGAAATTTTGCTAA
- the Rubicon gene encoding run domain Beclin-1-interacting and cysteine-rich domain-containing protein rubicon isoform X2: MCEDARIKEQWQLLQCLRTTVECLLVDGVLNVWNVYGGLNRLHNVMERIFKHGCRIFNRNGEPDCWIFIQGLNWLQPSLAVSPVLSEVEDYLSNLPARITSQKDMLWLYKSLESHSLSHKLSWLLSDKEHLLSCFEPWAFLCQENLAEATLLCLRAVERSQPVLLTEIDPSLFLPSWVSPKISPRRHQRSSSYPINFPTANFNMARDRRTNSPTSSLTVADTSSNKSSDSQICPVELSKIINVDYTDVKQPVPVAVDSTSLTRPRTPLRKIKLKVKTKQNQITKKFSDSLNNEDSLGNTVRKYSIPSLISNENNINRSVTDSAKIKISQKPRKKSSFLSGSAPEFSGSWSLEIEGQKDIRTPKKSFMEDGGSSVQPMAIGYFPRPIKGQSLTSFLASAQFSRTNAELDRENAHFSVSEAMIAAIEQVKCNKQWCLVEEAVEESDEEINNLKQRIRLRRRQRQEERCKGKTWNRDLLSDGKTDTTTTDQSVSPLSTSSDTPSENISTDDVEDLEIDDERNALKLRNTGISISMASLYSDADLFQSSLVHGTELTLTESSMSAEGVALSLISRFSEKQLPRASELQWLVSEKEAPQSLLPMPKSWPINPDEAEQPIPLRGTIEWAPPRPQIIFTLHPPPVRRTLIAKQNYRCAGCGMKVAIKYANKFRYCEYLGRYFCTGCHTNQVTLIPGKILSKWDFNRYPVSNFSYRLLDQMMLDPLFQVNDLNPLLYRRIKQLDRTRLLRTQLFFFKDFLFTCRFASSVQEVLKKESNYIISDPHVYSIQDLIHVKYGILPVKLQELVQVCNMHIIGCELCQARGFVCELCYSKDVIFPWELSKVSRCEMCGACFHNECKQKFNKADCPRCIRLHDRRISREETF; the protein is encoded by the exons ATGTGTGAAGACGCCCGTATTAAAGAGCAATGGCAACTTTTACAATGTCTTCGAACTACTGTAGAGTGTTTATTAGTTGATGGTGTTTTGAACGTATGGAATGTTTACGGTGGTTTAAATCGCCTTCACAATGTAATGGAACGAATATTCAAACATGGCTGTCGAATATTTAATCGAAAT GGAGAACCAGATTGTTGGATCTTTATTCAAGGATTAAATTGGCTACAACCCTCTTTAGCAGTATCCCCTGTATTATCTGAAGTTGAAGATTATCTGTCAAATTTACCAGCACGAATAACATCACAAAAAGATATGTTATGGTTGTATAAAAG CTTGGAGAGTCATTCTTTGTCACATAAGCTTTCCTGGCTTTTGTCTGATAAGGAACACTTACTTTCATGTTTTGAACCATGGGCATTTTTGTGCCAAGAAAATTTAGCTGAAGCCACATTATTATGTTTAAGAGCAGTTGAACGAAGTCAACCTGTACTACTTACAGAAATTGATCCATCTTTG TTTTTACCCTCTTGGGTTTCTCCTAAAATAAGTCCCAGACGACATCAGCGATCTTCGTCGTATCCGATTAATTTTCCTACCGCAAATTTCAACATGGCTAGAGATAGAA GAACAAATTCACCTACTTCTTCATTGACAGTAGCAGACACTAGCTCAAACAAAAGTAGTGATTCTCAAATCTGTCCAGTTGAATTATCAAAAATAATTAACGTAGATTATACTGATGTAAAACAGCCTGTGCCTGTAGCTGTGGATAGTACATCATTAACAAGGCCAAGAACTCCtttaagaaaaataaaactCAAAGTTAAAACGAAACAAAATCAAATTACTAAGAAATTCAGTGATTCATTAAATAATGAAGACTCATTAGGAAATACTGTAAGAAAATATAGTATTCCATCTCTCatatcaaatgaaaataatataaacagatcTGTGACAGATTCTGCAAAAATCAAGATATCTCAAAAACCAAGAAAAAAATCTTCTTTTTTATCAGGATCAGCACCTGAATTCAGTGGTTCGTGGAGCTTAGAAATTGAGGGTCAAAAAGATATAAGAACACCAAAAAAAAGTTTTATGGAAGATGGAGGAAGTAGTGTTCAACCTATGGCGATCGGATATTTTCCGCGTCCAATAAAAGGTCAAAGCTTGACAAGCTTTTTAGCTTCCGCACAATTTTCTAGAACAAATGCCGAATTAGACAGAGAAAATGCACACTTCAGCGTTTCTGAAGCCATGATAGCTGCTATTGAACAAGTAAAATGTAACAAACAGTGGTGCCTCGTGGAAGAAGCAGTCGAGGAAAGTGAtgaagaaataaataatttaaaacaaaGAATACGGTTAAGACGCCGTCAGCGACAAGAGGAGCGATGCAAAGGGAAAACGTGGAATCGTGATTTATTGAGCGATGGGAAAACAGATACAACTACTACTGATCAAAGTGTTAGCCCTTTATCAACTTCATCTGATACTCCATCGGAAAATATTTCTACAGATGATGTGGAAGATCTAGAAATAGATGATGAGCGAAATGCGCTAAAGTTAAGGAATACTGGGATATCTATATCTATGGCATCTTTATACTCGGATGCAGATTTGTTTCAATCATCTCTTGTACATGGAACAGAATTGACATTAACTGAGAGCAGTATGTCTGCAGAAGGTGTAGCTTTGTCACTTATTAGCAGGTTTAGCGAAAAACAATTACCAAGAGCAAGCGAATTGCAGTGGCTTGTTTCTGAAAAAGAGGCACCACAGAGCTTGTTACCAATGCCCAAAAGTTGGCCAATTAACCCAGACGAAGCAGAACAGCCAATTCCACTCCGCGGAACTATAGAATGGGCTCCGCCAAGACCTCAAATTATTTTCACACTACATCCACCACCAGT ACGGAGAACTCTTATAGCTAAACAGAATTATAGATGTGCTGGATGTGGAATGAAAGTTGCTATAAAATATGCAAATAAATTTCGTTATTGTGAATATTTAGGAAGATATTTCTGTACTGGTTGTCATACTAATCAAGTGACATTAATACCAGGAAAGATTTTATCTAAATGGGATTTCAACAG ATATCCTGTATCAAATTTTTCGTATAGATTGTTAGATCAAATGATGTTAGACCCATTGTTTCAAGTGAATGATTTAAATCCGCTACTTTACAGGCGCATAAAGCAATTAGATAGAACAAGATTATTACGAACccaattatttttctttaaagACTTTTTATTTACGTGCCGTTTTGCATCAAG CGTTCAAGAAGTGTTGAAAAAGGAATCAAATTATATAATAAGCGATCCTCATGTGTATTCTATTCAAGATTTAATACACGTTAAGTATGGTATTCTACCTGTAAAATTGCAAGAATTAGTTCAAGTATGCAACATGCATATTATAGGCTGTGAG ttaTGTCAAGCTAGGGGATTTGTATGCGAATTATGTTATTCCAAAGATGTTATATTTCCATGGGAATTGTCAAAAGTTAGTAGGTGCGAAATGTGTGGTGCATGTTTTCACAATGAGTGCaagcaaaaatttaataaagcaGACTGCCCACGCTGTATTCGTTTACACGATAGACGAATTTCTAGAGAAGAAACATTTTGA
- the Tfiis gene encoding RNA polymerase II elongation factor isoform X3 encodes MTVNALRKSSKDEEVISLSKTLIKNWKKFLSGSNKEKDSTSSSSSKKREDKSEKSKDDGDQKKDKDNMDGSDVKMKEEKPHKDFQRKQSTFPAPTTTDAVRLKCRELLVSALRVDGNAMEGCASPEELAEELEEAIYAEFKNTDNRYKNRVRSRVANLRDAKNPTLRTNFIAGAITPARLAVMTAEEMASDEIKQLREQFKKEAINDAQLATVQGTKTDLLKCGKCKKRNCTYNQVQTRSADEPMTTFVLCNECGNRWKFC; translated from the exons ATGACTGTAAATGCGTTAAGAAAATCAAGCAAAGATGAAGAAGTTATATCATTATCCAAAACTCTTATAAAAAACTGGAAGAAATTTTTATCTG gatccaataaagaaaaagaTTCTACTTCCTCAAGTAGTTCAAAAAAGAGGGAGGACAAATCAGAGAAAAGTAAAGATGACGGAGATCAAAAGAAAGATAAAGATAATATGGATGGAAGTGATGTTAAAATGAAagaagaaaaacctcataaagatTTTCAAAGAAAACAATCAACATTCCCTGCTCCTACTACAACAGATGCTGTTAGGCTTAAATGTAGAGAACTTCTAGTATCAGCTTTAAGAGTGGATGGAAATGCTATGGAGGGCTGTGCCAGTCCAGAGGAATTGGCTGAAGAATTGGAAGAAGCAATTTATGCAGAATTTAAAAATACAGATAACAGATACAAAAACAGG GTGCGTAGCCGGGTTGCTAATTTACGCGATGCGAAAAATCCAACTCTACGAACTAATTTCATTGCCGGTGCTATAACGCCTGCTCGACTTGCCGTTATGACTGCCGAAGAAATGGCTAGTGACGAGATAAAACAGTTAAGAGAACAATTTAAAAAGGAAGCAATCAATGATGCACAACTTGCTACAGTTCAGGGAACAAAAACTGATTTATTAAAATGTGGAAAATGCAAAAAACGCAATTGCACTTACAACCAAGTACAAACGCGTTCAGCCGATGAACCAATGACTACATTTGTGTTGTGCAATGAATGTGGAAATCGATGGAAATTTTGCTAA